From the Streptomyces sp. KMM 9044 genome, one window contains:
- a CDS encoding glycoside hydrolase family 26 protein encodes MITSAAVVSAVLVAVLVLRNTSEPSGTDEECRPTELLEPPCGAWFGAFVPHGRANLEEKVEAYEERVGRKLDIVYTYHDMSLPEGTRREGQLLSPEEQRVGEDHMLLLSWESKWWGGTKGQQPRWEEIAAGDLDATVIDVQAQRIKDYGQRTGKKVFLSFDLEMDTRTPANGTPAQYVQAYRHIHDRFRELGVDNVVWTWIVTGYLNHGDLFKTMYPGDEYVDWIGYNQYNYYRCHKTEWLTFEQTQTATHEWIRENISADKPLMLSEFGSAADSARPKRQAEWYAQVPPVLKGLEGVKAALQWNHRDPGPHCNLAVADEAAWEALREAAADPHLNQPTE; translated from the coding sequence GTGATCACCTCGGCCGCGGTCGTCTCCGCGGTACTGGTCGCCGTCCTCGTCCTGCGGAACACCTCGGAGCCGTCCGGGACGGACGAGGAGTGCCGGCCCACGGAACTGCTCGAACCGCCGTGCGGTGCCTGGTTCGGGGCCTTCGTGCCGCACGGACGGGCCAACCTGGAGGAGAAGGTGGAGGCCTACGAGGAACGGGTGGGCCGCAAGCTCGACATCGTCTACACGTACCACGACATGTCCCTGCCCGAAGGTACCCGCAGGGAAGGTCAGTTGCTGAGCCCGGAGGAACAACGGGTCGGTGAGGACCACATGTTGCTGTTGTCCTGGGAGAGCAAGTGGTGGGGCGGCACGAAGGGGCAGCAGCCGAGGTGGGAGGAGATAGCCGCCGGCGACCTGGACGCGACCGTGATCGACGTCCAGGCGCAGCGCATCAAGGACTACGGGCAGCGCACGGGGAAGAAGGTCTTCCTCTCCTTCGACCTCGAGATGGACACGCGCACCCCGGCCAACGGCACCCCGGCCCAGTACGTGCAGGCGTACCGGCACATCCACGACCGGTTCCGGGAACTCGGCGTGGACAACGTGGTGTGGACCTGGATCGTCACCGGCTACCTGAACCACGGCGACCTGTTCAAGACGATGTACCCGGGGGACGAGTACGTCGACTGGATCGGCTACAACCAGTACAACTACTACCGCTGCCACAAGACCGAGTGGCTGACCTTCGAGCAGACCCAGACGGCCACGCACGAGTGGATACGCGAGAACATCTCCGCCGACAAGCCGCTGATGCTCTCCGAGTTCGGCAGCGCGGCAGACTCCGCCCGGCCGAAGCGGCAGGCGGAGTGGTACGCGCAGGTGCCGCCCGTGCTGAAGGGGCTGGAGGGCGTCAAGGCCGCGCTTCAGTGGAACCACCGCGACCCCGGGCCCCACTGCAACCTGGCCGTGGCCGACGAGGCGGCGTGGGAGGCCCTGCGCGAGGCGGCGGCCGACCCGCATCTGAACCAGCCCACCGAGTGA
- a CDS encoding flavodoxin family protein, with protein sequence MTRRFLFVLGSARRDGNSALLSRRAAEQLPAGTEQRWIDLADHPLPDFEDLRHDSEHVRPTEGDVALLLDATVAATDVVIVSPLYWYSVSAQTKRYLDHWSGWLRTPGLDFRATMAGRTLWGVTVLADDEPVVADPLVNTLHHSAAYLGMHFGGVLLGNGSKPGDVLKDTEALARAKTFFAPEAPAPLARFPYETGSTR encoded by the coding sequence ATGACACGCCGTTTCCTTTTCGTCCTGGGGAGCGCCCGACGCGACGGCAACTCCGCGCTGCTGTCCCGCCGGGCCGCCGAACAACTGCCCGCGGGTACGGAGCAGCGCTGGATCGACCTCGCCGACCATCCGCTGCCCGACTTCGAGGACCTCCGCCACGACAGCGAGCACGTCCGCCCCACGGAGGGCGATGTCGCCCTGCTGCTCGACGCCACCGTCGCGGCGACGGACGTGGTGATCGTCTCGCCGCTGTACTGGTACTCGGTGTCCGCGCAGACCAAGCGCTACCTGGACCACTGGTCGGGCTGGCTGCGCACCCCCGGCCTGGACTTCAGGGCGACGATGGCGGGGCGCACGCTCTGGGGTGTCACGGTGCTCGCGGACGACGAGCCGGTGGTCGCCGACCCACTGGTCAACACGCTCCACCACTCCGCCGCCTACCTGGGCATGCACTTCGGCGGGGTGCTCCTCGGCAACGGCAGCAAGCCCGGTGACGTGCTGAAGGACACCGAGGCCCTCGCCCGCGCGAAGACGTTCTTCGCACCGGAGGCCCCCGCCCCGCTCGCCCGGTTCCCCTACGAAACCGGGTCTACGCGGTGA
- a CDS encoding glycosyltransferase: protein MSRTARTQGEIRRFLDIGAVQVAELDLTGEEGEATLRPGPGSPPVTHGEVFLLVRKDGLPVGTLLGKVPDGADPTTVLAALAREAHGHGQGQGQGQANDMAGAAGPPPPPPFASVVVATRERAGPLARALDSLLAQDHPRFEIVVVDNAPVTDETRDLVRQKYGERVRYVREPVPGLATAHNTGLDHALGEVIAFTDDDVVADARWLTELAAPFAADPELGCATGLILPARLRTPAQVLLESHGGFAKGFTPTTYDPQDPPRDEPLFPFTAGRFGSGANMAFRTGVLRAVGGFDPATGAGTPARGGDDLYGFVRVLAQGHRLRYTPRALVWHHHRETWADLETQAFGYGAGLTAYLTAILVNRPALLPAFLARLPRGLSHARGLTAARDTGNSGEAGAGPAAPGDHGTRTHPWPRRLSHLQRKGMLYGPVGYLRARRATGGAAGEALGGRAAGGAR, encoded by the coding sequence ATGTCCCGCACGGCACGTACCCAGGGGGAGATACGGCGGTTCCTGGACATCGGCGCGGTCCAGGTCGCCGAACTGGACCTGACCGGCGAGGAGGGGGAAGCCACCCTGAGACCCGGTCCGGGCAGCCCGCCGGTGACGCACGGCGAGGTGTTCCTGCTGGTCAGGAAGGACGGTCTGCCGGTGGGCACGCTGCTGGGAAAGGTCCCGGATGGGGCCGATCCGACGACGGTCCTGGCGGCGCTCGCACGGGAGGCACACGGGCACGGGCAGGGGCAGGGGCAGGGGCAGGCAAACGACATGGCGGGGGCGGCCGGGCCGCCGCCCCCGCCACCGTTCGCCTCGGTCGTCGTGGCCACCCGGGAGCGGGCCGGACCGCTCGCCCGCGCCCTCGACTCGCTCCTCGCGCAGGACCATCCGCGCTTCGAGATCGTCGTCGTCGACAACGCGCCCGTGACGGACGAGACACGTGACCTGGTGCGGCAGAAGTACGGGGAGCGCGTGCGGTACGTGCGCGAGCCGGTCCCCGGACTGGCGACCGCGCACAACACCGGGCTCGACCACGCCCTGGGCGAGGTGATCGCGTTCACCGACGACGACGTCGTCGCCGACGCCCGCTGGCTCACCGAGCTGGCCGCGCCCTTCGCCGCCGACCCGGAACTCGGCTGTGCCACCGGCCTGATCCTGCCCGCCCGGCTGCGCACCCCGGCCCAGGTCCTGCTGGAGAGCCACGGCGGCTTCGCCAAGGGGTTCACGCCGACGACGTACGACCCGCAGGACCCGCCCCGCGACGAACCGCTGTTCCCCTTCACCGCGGGCCGGTTCGGCTCCGGGGCGAACATGGCGTTCCGTACCGGAGTGCTGCGCGCGGTCGGTGGTTTCGACCCGGCCACCGGCGCCGGGACGCCCGCCCGGGGCGGCGACGACCTGTACGGGTTCGTCCGGGTCCTCGCCCAGGGGCACAGGCTGCGCTACACGCCCCGGGCGCTGGTGTGGCACCACCACCGTGAGACATGGGCCGATCTGGAGACCCAGGCGTTCGGCTACGGCGCCGGCCTCACCGCCTATCTCACGGCGATCCTGGTCAACCGGCCCGCGCTGCTGCCGGCGTTCCTGGCCCGGCTGCCCCGCGGCCTGTCCCACGCCCGCGGCCTCACCGCCGCACGGGACACCGGGAACTCCGGGGAAGCCGGTGCCGGCCCGGCCGCTCCGGGCGATCACGGCACCCGTACGCATCCCTGGCCGCGCCGCCTCTCACACCTGCAGCGCAAGGGGATGCTGTACGGCCCGGTCGGCTATCTGCGGGCCCGGCGGGCGACGGGCGGGGCGGCGGGGGAGGCCTTGGGCGGCCGGGCGGCCGGGGGTGCGCGATGA
- a CDS encoding transglycosylase SLT domain-containing protein yields MTASGPPRRFGRSRLVRSFAVAGVAAVALPLFGATAASAAPAAAATSTPAAAGTVTAYPDNLDGWIRESLSVMAQHGIPGGYDSIHRNILRESSGNPQAINLWDSNAMAGTPSKGLLQVIDPTFQAYHVPGTAFDPFDPVANIAAACNYAADRYGSIDNVFGAY; encoded by the coding sequence ATGACCGCATCCGGTCCGCCCCGCCGCTTCGGCCGCTCCCGCCTCGTCCGCTCCTTCGCCGTCGCCGGTGTCGCGGCGGTCGCCCTCCCGCTGTTCGGCGCCACCGCCGCCTCGGCCGCGCCCGCCGCTGCCGCGACGTCCACCCCTGCCGCCGCCGGCACCGTGACCGCGTACCCGGACAACCTCGACGGCTGGATCCGCGAGTCGCTGTCCGTCATGGCGCAGCACGGCATCCCCGGCGGCTACGACTCCATCCACCGCAACATCCTGCGCGAGTCGTCCGGCAACCCGCAGGCCATCAACCTGTGGGACTCCAATGCCATGGCCGGCACCCCGTCGAAGGGCCTGCTCCAGGTCATCGACCCGACCTTCCAGGCGTACCACGTGCCCGGCACGGCCTTCGACCCGTTCGACCCGGTCGCGAACATCGCGGCGGCCTGCAACTACGCGGCAGACCGCTACGGCTCCATCGACAACGTCTTCGGTGCCTACTGA
- a CDS encoding glycosyltransferase: MTDLSDLPPFWPVRRTLALRPALPLLAALALWLYAVRHTDVSRLDDYGLVTALHPGFWAGLVVLTAGFWSTVRDRRRPGGWPAAYVLGLLVMERATQAVLYPTPLYAWAWKHDGVVDHLLTAGGFQTADRIGDMAVYDQWPGFFAAQAALVRLLGVDSAAVYMAWWPLASSLMLLFPLLLVYRTFTEDRRLIWTAVWLFYVGNWVGQDYFSPQSVAFALHLGVLAVVLRRYGPSGGGGGSGRRGQVIWTVVLTVLVTAIVISHQLTPAMLVVSLLALVLLRRHRDWVPVVTTVVIFLAWCLTAALPFLSAALPDMIRAVGDVGGNVETGYGATPTGAGAIATSWAARLLSGSVLLLAAAGVWLQPVLRYRAMPLLVVTAAPLPMFVASSYGSEMIFRVLMFMLPGVAFFAAAALLPEVRTPAATEAEARARGDARVRDADRVSARRGLGDRFRFRTGFGVRVRGSLFVLLAGTLAFVPSYSGKDRVNYFPPQEVALVGQLLDEAPEGSLVVAANRNYPLAYASYGSIDHYWFLEDDRSHVDEIVRDPAGTLATDMAGVDRPSRAYLLFTQGQSANSEMNGQLTGARLNSVLESVAASPRFRLVAENSAGAVYELRQAEEAEGTEGTGEEGGAE, encoded by the coding sequence GTGACGGATCTTTCCGACCTGCCGCCCTTCTGGCCCGTGCGCCGGACCCTCGCACTCCGGCCCGCCCTGCCGCTGCTCGCGGCGCTCGCCCTGTGGCTGTACGCGGTACGGCACACCGATGTGTCGCGGCTCGACGACTACGGTCTGGTCACCGCGCTCCACCCGGGCTTCTGGGCCGGCCTCGTCGTCCTCACCGCCGGCTTCTGGTCCACGGTCCGCGACCGGCGTCGGCCCGGCGGCTGGCCGGCGGCGTACGTGCTCGGCCTGCTGGTGATGGAGCGGGCCACCCAGGCCGTGCTCTACCCGACCCCGTTGTACGCCTGGGCGTGGAAGCACGACGGTGTCGTCGATCACCTGCTGACCGCCGGCGGGTTCCAGACCGCCGACCGGATCGGTGACATGGCGGTCTACGACCAGTGGCCGGGCTTCTTCGCCGCGCAGGCGGCGCTGGTGCGGCTGCTGGGCGTGGACTCGGCGGCGGTGTACATGGCGTGGTGGCCGCTGGCGTCCAGCCTGATGCTGCTGTTCCCACTGCTGCTGGTCTACCGCACCTTCACCGAGGACCGACGGCTGATCTGGACCGCGGTCTGGCTCTTTTACGTCGGCAACTGGGTGGGCCAGGACTACTTCTCCCCGCAGTCCGTCGCCTTCGCGCTGCACCTCGGCGTGCTGGCCGTGGTGCTGCGCCGGTACGGCCCTTCGGGCGGGGGAGGGGGCAGCGGGCGGCGGGGGCAGGTGATCTGGACCGTCGTGCTCACCGTGCTGGTGACGGCGATCGTCATCTCGCACCAGCTCACCCCCGCCATGCTGGTCGTGTCGTTGCTCGCGCTGGTCCTGCTCCGCCGCCACCGGGACTGGGTGCCGGTGGTCACGACGGTCGTCATCTTCCTGGCCTGGTGTCTGACGGCCGCGCTGCCCTTCCTGTCCGCCGCGCTGCCGGACATGATCCGCGCAGTGGGCGACGTCGGCGGCAACGTCGAGACGGGCTACGGCGCCACCCCGACCGGTGCCGGGGCGATCGCGACCTCGTGGGCGGCCCGGCTGCTCTCGGGCTCCGTCCTGCTGCTGGCGGCGGCCGGGGTCTGGCTCCAGCCCGTACTGCGGTACCGCGCGATGCCGCTGCTGGTGGTCACGGCGGCACCGCTGCCGATGTTCGTGGCGAGCAGCTACGGCAGCGAAATGATCTTCCGGGTCCTGATGTTCATGCTGCCCGGCGTCGCCTTCTTCGCCGCCGCCGCCCTGCTGCCCGAGGTGCGCACCCCCGCCGCCACGGAGGCGGAGGCGAGGGCCCGCGGTGACGCCCGGGTCCGCGATGCGGACCGGGTTTCCGCCCGCCGCGGCCTCGGTGACCGGTTCCGGTTCCGCACCGGCTTCGGTGTCCGCGTCCGGGGCTCGCTGTTCGTGCTGCTCGCCGGGACCCTGGCGTTCGTTCCGAGCTATTCGGGCAAGGACCGGGTCAACTACTTCCCACCGCAGGAGGTGGCCCTGGTGGGGCAGCTCCTCGACGAAGCGCCCGAGGGCTCGCTGGTCGTCGCCGCCAACCGCAACTACCCGCTCGCCTACGCCTCGTACGGAAGCATCGACCACTACTGGTTCCTCGAGGACGACCGGAGCCACGTCGACGAGATCGTGCGGGACCCGGCCGGCACCCTCGCCACCGACATGGCGGGAGTGGACCGTCCGAGCCGGGCCTACCTCCTCTTCACCCAGGGCCAGTCGGCCAACTCCGAGATGAACGGTCAGCTCACCGGTGCCCGGTTGAACAGCGTCCTGGAGTCCGTCGCCGCGTCGCCGCGGTTCCGGCTGGTGGCGGAGAACAGTGCGGGGGCGGTCTACGAACTGCGGCAGGCGGAGGAAGCAGAAGGAACAGAGGGGACCGGAGAGGAAGGGGGAGCGGAGTGA
- a CDS encoding polysaccharide deacetylase family protein → MDDPPDWIAEFTVTPREFAAHLDTLEDSGRTPVTISALAGHLTGRAPLPPRPVLLTFDDGFADLPGPTAGLLTRRSLPATAYLTTGAITPRGHSLLPPAPMMTLDRVAELEASGMEIGSHTVSHAQLDTLAGKQLRAELADSKAVLEDTLGHPVLHLAYPHGYNSPRVRAMASRTGYETATAVRHALSSDRDERYRIARLIVRRSHTVADVRAWLAGDGARVAPYRDGPKTIAWRWYRHARATLRGPEFAG, encoded by the coding sequence ATGGACGACCCGCCCGACTGGATCGCCGAGTTCACCGTCACGCCGAGGGAGTTCGCGGCGCATCTCGACACGCTCGAGGACAGCGGCCGCACCCCCGTCACCATCAGCGCCCTCGCGGGCCATCTCACCGGGCGGGCGCCCCTGCCGCCCCGGCCGGTGCTCCTCACCTTCGACGACGGCTTCGCGGACCTGCCCGGTCCCACCGCCGGCCTCCTGACCCGGCGCTCCCTGCCGGCCACCGCGTACCTCACCACCGGCGCCATCACCCCGAGAGGCCACAGCCTGCTGCCGCCGGCGCCGATGATGACCCTGGACCGGGTGGCGGAGCTGGAGGCTTCCGGAATGGAGATCGGCAGCCATACGGTCAGCCACGCCCAGCTGGACACGCTGGCCGGGAAGCAGCTGCGTGCCGAACTGGCCGACTCCAAGGCCGTGCTGGAGGACACCCTCGGCCATCCGGTCCTCCATCTCGCCTACCCGCACGGCTACAACAGCCCCCGGGTGAGGGCCATGGCGTCCCGCACCGGGTACGAGACGGCGACCGCGGTGCGGCACGCGCTCAGCTCGGACCGGGACGAGCGCTACCGCATCGCCCGGCTCATCGTCCGCCGCAGCCACACCGTCGCCGACGTCAGGGCCTGGCTGGCGGGCGACGGTGCCCGCGTCGCCCCCTACCGCGACGGCCCGAAGACGATCGCCTGGCGCTGGTACCGGCACGCCCGCGCGACGCTCCGCGGACCGGAGTTCGCGGGCTGA
- a CDS encoding LolA family protein: MAPYESDDTTTARQAGEADERGAGRRRAARYVVPVTVIGVAAVTIGLVPAIADSGDPDLPKITAAQLIEKIAQSDVEQLSGTVKITTDLGLPDLGGLENSLASGAMGRGDADGSSADPTAKLTELASGTHTLRIAADGPERQKVSLLGSASEYSLIHNGEDVWGYDSESNEVFHGTTDGSAGDEGQEHQRPAMPKDFAEEALKSVDDTTSVTVDGTAQVAGRDAYKLVVKPRQSGSTVGAISIAVDHRTGTPLKFTLTPASGGAAVVDVGFTKVSFDRPAASTFDFTPPKGAKVTEEGEPDGGEQGGEQGGDERGREYGKPQGASKSEEDLAKGLDGLEVLGEGWNSVATFDTGAEGGLPTGSGGGDLDGFLGSFGDQVKGGFGTGTMFSTRLVNALLTEDGKVYVGAVTKDTLVKAANEAK; encoded by the coding sequence ATGGCACCGTATGAATCCGACGACACGACGACCGCTCGTCAGGCCGGCGAGGCCGACGAGCGGGGCGCGGGCCGGCGCAGGGCCGCGCGGTACGTCGTTCCGGTCACGGTGATAGGAGTGGCGGCCGTGACCATCGGGCTCGTCCCCGCGATCGCCGACTCCGGCGACCCGGACCTGCCGAAGATCACCGCCGCGCAACTCATCGAGAAGATCGCCCAGTCGGACGTCGAGCAGCTGTCCGGCACCGTGAAGATCACTACCGACCTCGGGCTGCCGGACCTCGGCGGCCTGGAGAACAGCCTGGCCTCCGGCGCCATGGGCCGGGGCGATGCCGACGGTTCCTCCGCCGACCCGACGGCCAAGCTCACCGAGCTGGCGTCCGGCACGCACACCCTGCGCATCGCGGCCGACGGCCCCGAGCGGCAGAAGGTGTCGCTGCTCGGGAGCGCGTCCGAGTACAGCCTGATCCACAACGGCGAGGACGTCTGGGGCTACGACAGCGAGTCCAACGAGGTCTTCCACGGCACCACCGACGGGTCCGCCGGGGACGAGGGCCAAGAGCACCAGCGCCCGGCCATGCCGAAGGACTTCGCCGAGGAGGCGCTGAAGTCGGTCGACGACACCACGTCCGTCACCGTCGACGGCACCGCGCAGGTGGCCGGCCGGGACGCGTACAAGCTGGTCGTCAAGCCCAGGCAGTCCGGCTCCACGGTCGGCGCCATCAGCATCGCGGTGGACCACAGGACCGGTACGCCGCTGAAGTTCACGCTGACCCCGGCGAGCGGCGGTGCCGCCGTCGTGGACGTCGGCTTCACCAAGGTCAGCTTCGACCGGCCCGCCGCGTCGACCTTCGACTTCACCCCGCCCAAGGGCGCCAAGGTGACCGAGGAGGGCGAGCCGGACGGCGGTGAGCAGGGCGGTGAGCAGGGCGGTGACGAGAGGGGAAGGGAGTACGGGAAGCCGCAGGGTGCCTCGAAGTCCGAGGAGGACCTGGCCAAGGGCCTCGACGGACTGGAGGTGCTCGGCGAGGGCTGGAACTCCGTCGCCACCTTCGACACCGGCGCGGAGGGCGGTCTGCCGACCGGCTCCGGAGGCGGGGACCTCGACGGCTTCCTCGGCTCGTTCGGCGACCAGGTGAAGGGCGGGTTCGGCACGGGCACCATGTTCAGCACCCGCCTGGTCAACGCCCTGCTCACCGAGGACGGCAAGGTCTACGTGGGCGCCGTCACCAAGGACACCCTGGTGAAGGCGGCCAACGAGGCGAAGTAA
- a CDS encoding polyprenyl synthetase family protein, whose translation MTVVGPFGLSVRDQALEADVQAGMTAVEEGLLEATKSEVPFITEAAQHLVRAGGKRFRPLLVTLAAQFGDPYAPGVVPSAVVVELTHLATLYHDDVMDDATVRRGVPSANTRWGNSVAVLTGDFLFARASHILADLGPEAVRVQAEAFERLVTGQILETAGPQEGRDPVDHYLDVLGGKTGSLVAVACRFGAMMSGANDTVVDVLTQYGERLGVAFQLADDVLDIASDSHESGKTPGTDLREGIPTLPVLRLRERAARLGLAEDIALRELLDSDLGDDARHAEALRLLRAHPALEQARRDTVRYAEEARSALAPLPECESKTALVELCDAVVHRAG comes from the coding sequence GTGACCGTCGTCGGGCCGTTCGGGCTGAGCGTGCGGGACCAGGCTCTGGAGGCCGATGTCCAGGCCGGAATGACGGCTGTCGAGGAAGGGCTGCTCGAGGCCACGAAGAGTGAGGTCCCCTTCATCACCGAGGCCGCCCAGCACCTGGTGCGGGCCGGTGGCAAGCGGTTCCGGCCGCTGCTCGTGACGCTCGCCGCCCAGTTCGGCGACCCCTACGCACCCGGTGTCGTACCGTCCGCCGTGGTCGTGGAGCTGACCCACCTGGCCACGCTGTACCACGACGACGTGATGGACGACGCCACCGTACGGCGCGGGGTGCCCAGCGCCAACACCCGATGGGGCAACTCCGTCGCGGTCCTCACCGGCGACTTCCTCTTCGCGCGCGCGTCGCACATCCTGGCCGACCTGGGCCCGGAGGCCGTACGGGTGCAGGCCGAGGCGTTCGAGCGCCTGGTCACCGGTCAGATCCTGGAGACCGCGGGGCCGCAGGAGGGCCGGGACCCGGTCGACCACTACCTGGACGTCCTCGGCGGCAAGACCGGCTCGCTGGTCGCCGTCGCCTGCCGGTTCGGCGCCATGATGTCCGGCGCGAACGACACGGTCGTGGATGTGCTGACTCAGTACGGCGAGCGGCTCGGGGTCGCCTTCCAGCTCGCCGACGACGTACTGGACATCGCCTCCGACTCCCACGAGTCCGGCAAGACCCCGGGCACCGACCTGCGCGAGGGCATTCCGACGCTGCCCGTGCTGCGGCTGCGCGAGCGGGCGGCCCGGCTGGGGCTGGCCGAGGACATCGCCCTGCGCGAGCTGCTCGACTCCGACCTCGGCGACGACGCCCGGCATGCCGAGGCGCTGCGGCTGCTGCGTGCCCACCCCGCGCTGGAGCAGGCCCGCCGGGACACCGTGCGCTACGCGGAGGAGGCGCGTTCGGCGCTGGCCCCGCTGCCGGAGTGCGAGTCGAAGACGGCCCTGGTCGAGCTGTGCGACGCGGTGGTGCACCGGGCCGGCTGA
- a CDS encoding HAD family hydrolase has product MAAPTDCSLIATDLDGTLLRGDDTLSDRSLAALALVARAGVRHLVVTGRPAPRVRPLLDDLGSTGLAVCAQGAQVYDAGTDRLLWSITLDRELAETTLGKIEAEAGELYAAVDQNGVDGLTLIESGYLMPHPTLPAVRVARRDDLWVRPISKVLLRHPDLTDDELAATARAAVGSLATVTMSGPGTVELQPCGVTKATGLALAAEHLGLDPERTVAFGDMPNDIPMFDWAAHGVAMANAHPALKAVADEVTTSNEDDGVAVVLERLFGGAEPRVPQHVLPRPRSGNVSR; this is encoded by the coding sequence ATGGCCGCACCCACCGATTGCTCGCTCATCGCCACCGACCTGGACGGGACGCTGCTGCGCGGCGACGACACCCTCTCCGACCGCTCCCTCGCCGCGCTGGCGCTGGTGGCGCGGGCCGGTGTCCGGCACCTCGTGGTGACGGGGCGCCCGGCGCCCAGAGTGAGGCCGCTCCTGGACGACCTGGGGTCCACGGGGCTCGCGGTGTGCGCACAGGGCGCGCAGGTGTACGACGCCGGCACGGACCGGCTGCTGTGGTCGATCACCCTGGACCGGGAACTGGCGGAGACCACCCTCGGCAAGATCGAGGCCGAGGCCGGGGAGCTCTACGCCGCGGTCGACCAGAACGGGGTGGACGGGCTCACCCTGATCGAGTCGGGCTACCTGATGCCGCACCCGACGCTGCCCGCGGTGCGGGTCGCACGGCGGGACGATCTGTGGGTCCGGCCGATCAGCAAGGTGCTGTTGCGCCATCCCGACCTGACCGACGACGAGTTGGCGGCGACGGCCCGTGCGGCGGTCGGCTCGCTGGCCACGGTCACGATGTCGGGTCCGGGCACCGTGGAACTCCAGCCGTGCGGTGTCACCAAGGCGACGGGTCTCGCGCTGGCCGCCGAGCACCTGGGGCTGGATCCGGAGCGGACCGTCGCCTTCGGCGACATGCCCAACGACATTCCGATGTTCGACTGGGCGGCCCACGGAGTCGCCATGGCCAACGCACACCCCGCGCTCAAGGCGGTGGCCGACGAGGTGACCACGTCGAACGAGGACGACGGCGTGGCCGTCGTCCTCGAGCGGTTGTTCGGCGGAGCGGAGCCGCGCGTGCCCCAACACGTGCTGCCCCGCCCCAGGTCCGGGAATGTGTCCCGGTAG
- a CDS encoding GNAT family N-acetyltransferase, with product MLGLDELGEGERERWRELRAASEAPRSPFMEPEFAAAVSGVRPQARVAVLYEGASAEPAGFLPYERGAWGQGRAIGLGVSDCQGAVLRPGLVLETGDLLRACSVSSFAFDNLEADQTLFVPQAAQEHATFVIAVEKGYETYESVLRTQSPKFLKTTLAKERRLGRQAGPVRFVFDEHDPAALRTLIGWKSAQYRRTGRRDRFAREWITRLVGRLAETRAPECAGTLSVLYAGDRPVAAHFGLRSASVLACWFPAYDPEFAKFSPGLVLHLRMAGAAAGEGIGLLDMGRGPAEYKDSLKTGERAVYEGEATRPGLGATLQLLRREPARRAHRFVVARPRLASLASRALKGAARPRRP from the coding sequence GTGCTGGGGCTCGACGAGCTCGGCGAGGGGGAGCGGGAGCGATGGCGTGAGCTGCGCGCCGCCTCGGAGGCACCGCGCAGCCCTTTCATGGAACCGGAGTTCGCCGCCGCCGTGTCCGGGGTGCGGCCGCAGGCCCGGGTCGCGGTGCTGTACGAGGGAGCGTCCGCCGAGCCGGCCGGCTTCCTGCCGTACGAGCGGGGCGCGTGGGGGCAGGGCCGGGCGATCGGGCTCGGGGTCTCGGACTGCCAGGGCGCCGTCCTGCGGCCGGGTCTCGTGCTGGAGACCGGTGACCTGCTGCGTGCCTGCTCGGTGTCGAGCTTCGCCTTCGACAACCTGGAAGCGGACCAGACCCTCTTCGTCCCGCAGGCGGCCCAGGAACACGCCACCTTCGTCATCGCCGTGGAGAAGGGCTACGAGACCTACGAGTCCGTCCTGCGCACCCAGTCGCCGAAGTTCCTGAAGACCACCCTGGCCAAGGAGCGCAGGCTCGGCCGCCAGGCCGGACCCGTGCGGTTCGTGTTCGACGAACACGACCCGGCCGCGCTGCGCACCCTCATCGGGTGGAAGTCCGCGCAGTACCGCAGGACCGGGCGCCGCGACCGGTTCGCGCGGGAGTGGATCACCCGGCTCGTGGGCCGCCTGGCCGAAACCCGGGCTCCGGAGTGCGCGGGCACCCTGTCCGTCCTGTACGCCGGGGACCGTCCCGTCGCCGCCCACTTCGGCCTGCGCTCGGCCTCGGTGCTGGCCTGCTGGTTCCCGGCGTACGACCCGGAGTTCGCGAAGTTCTCGCCGGGGCTCGTGCTGCATCTGCGGATGGCCGGGGCGGCGGCCGGCGAGGGCATCGGTCTGCTCGACATGGGGCGCGGCCCGGCCGAGTACAAGGACTCGCTGAAGACGGGCGAACGTGCCGTCTACGAAGGCGAGGCGACACGTCCGGGCCTGGGCGCCACGCTCCAACTGCTGCGCCGCGAGCCCGCACGCCGTGCGCACCGCTTCGTCGTCGCCCGTCCGCGTCTCGCCTCGCTGGCGTCACGCGCCTTGAAGGGGGCGGCGCGGCCGCGCCGGCCCTGA